The Eremothecium gossypii ATCC 10895 chromosome IV, complete sequence genome contains a region encoding:
- the RHO3 gene encoding Rho family GTPase RHO3 (Syntenic homolog of Saccharomyces cerevisiae YIL118W (RHO3)): protein MPLCGSSSSSKHPIERKIVILGDGACGKTSLLNVFTRGYFPKVYEPTVFENYIHDIFVDNQHITLSLWDTAGQEEFDRLRSLSYSDTHTIMLCFSVDSRDSLENVKNKWVSEIADHCEGVKLVLVALKCDLRSSDEYGNESAITPGSIQNQKYNGGGGNGLIPYDEGLAMAKQIGALRYLECSAKMNRGVNEAFTEAARCALTATPKGARDSAPEAESSSCTIM from the coding sequence ATGCCTCTGTGTGGGTCGAGCTCGTCGTCGAAGCATCCTATCGAGCGCAAGATCGTCATCCTCGGAGACGGTGCTTGCGGGAAGACGTCGCTGTTGAACGTGTTCACGCGAGGGTACTTTCCGAAGGTGTACGAGCCCACGGTATTCGAAAACTACATCCATGACATCTTCGTGGACAACCAGCACATCACGCTGAGCCTGTGGGACACTGCTGGGCAGGAGGAGTTTGACCGGTTGCGATCGCTGTCGTACTCGGACACACACACGATTATGCTGTGTTTCTCGGTGGACTCGCGGGACTCGCTGGAGAACGTCAAGAACAAGTGGGTGAGCGAAATTGCGGACCACTGCGAGGGCGTGAAGCTGGTGCTAGTGGCGCTGAAGTGCGacttgcgcagcagcgacgaGTACGGCAACGAGAGCGCCATCACGCCGGGGTCCATCCAGAACCAGAAGTAcaacggcggcggcggcaaCGGGCTGATCCCCTACGACGAGGGGCTGGCGATGGCCAAGCAGATTGGGGCGCTGCGCTATCTGGAGTGCAGCGCCAAGATGAACCGTGGCGTGAACGAGGCGTTCACCGAGgctgcgcgctgcgcgctgACTGCGACACCGAAGGGGGCCCGGGACTCTGCGCCCGAGGCCGAAAGCAGCAGTTGTACTATCATGTGA
- the MTQ1 gene encoding S-adenosylmethionine-dependent methyltransferase (Syntenic homolog of Saccharomyces cerevisiae YNL063W (MTQ1)): protein MPRIAPSLMRTACAESRLLPLLLPESRTLEQARTELRWMRAELCGAAAVARGCRQRYRGVPLQYVLGTQPFGPLEVRCRRGVLIPRWETEEWACELARRFAARGRSLRAADLCTGTGCVGLLLAHSVRGARVTAVDVSEAAVAAARQNAAALRVPLEVVRADVRQPGGLLRDGVEVVTCNPPYIPTDALPRECTRSVCRYEPQLALAGDLEFYDNLVDVWLARTDSFVYEVGYAEQSRHVLARIAADPALRGVWRVGFREDARGQPRVVYGYRTAAAGLDAVFEGYGRLMH, encoded by the coding sequence ATGCCTAGGATCGCGCCGAGCCTGATGCGTACTGCGTGCGCGGAGAGCCGTCTGCTGCCTTTGCTGCTACCGGAGAGCCGGACGCTGGAGCAGGCCCGCACGGAGCTGCGATGGATGCGCGCCGAGCTGTgtggcgcggccgcagTGGCAAGAGGATGCCGCCAGCGCTACCGCGGTGTGCCGTTGCAGTATGTGCTGGGGACGCAGCCCTTCGGGCCGCTGGAGGTGCGGTGCCGCCGCGGGGTGCTGATCCCCCGCTGGGAGACCGAGGAGTGGGCGTGCGAGCTGGCCCGGCGCTTCGCGGCGCGGGGTCGCAGcctgcgggcggcggacCTCTGTACAGGTACGGGGTGCGTGGGTCTTTTGCTTGCACACAGTGTGCGCGGGGCGCGCGTGACGGCCGTGGACGTGAGCGAGGccgcggtggcggcggctCGGCAAAACGCGGCAGCGCTGCGCGTGCCGCTGGAGGTGGTCAGGGCAGACGTGCGGCAACCCGGCGGCCTGTTGCGGGACGGCGTGGAGGTGGTCACGTGCAACCCGCCGTACATCCCCACGGACGCGCTACCGCGCGAGTGCACGCGGTCGGTGTGCAGGTACGAGCCCCAGCTCGCGCTGGCTGGGGACCTGGAGTTCTATGACAATCTGGTGGACGTTTGGCTTGCGCGGACAGACTCATTCGTGTACGAGGTAGGGTATGCGGAGCAGAGCCGGCACGTGCTGGCGCGGATCGCGGCGGACCCGGCGCTGCGGGGCGTGTGGCGCGTGGGGTTCCGCGAAGATGCGCGGGGGCAGCCACGCGTGGTCTATGGGTATCgcacggcggcggcggggctgGACGCCGTTTTCGAGGGGTATGGGAGACTGATGCACTGA
- the OCA2 gene encoding Oca2p (Syntenic homolog of Saccharomyces cerevisiae YNL056W (OCA2)), with the protein MYIPPLNFALVVSRDVSLYRSGYPMPLNYPFIKTRLQAGTVIYVGDKDISEEYKAFLESEQIRYHHIYMQSCRDDNIQESMEQVLRLVLNVDNYPILIHSNKGKHRVGVVVGIIRKLLQGWSVTGIYQEYGIFSGGQKDQADLEYITMFGTKLMVPMDKVPGFVQFIGTTPSTDYSSDLSA; encoded by the coding sequence ATGTACATACCACCGTTAAACTTTGCGTTGGTGGTCAGCAGGGATGTCTCGCTATACCGGTCGGGCTATCCGATGCCATTAAATTACCCGTTCATCAAGACCCGCCTGCAGGCAGGGACCGTGATCTATGTGGGCGACAAGGACATATCTGAGGAGTACAAGGCGTTTCTAGAGAGCGAGCAGATTCGATACCACCACATCTACATGCAATCCTGCCGAGATGACAACATCCAGGAGAGCATGGAGCAGGTTCTACGCTTGGTGTTAAACGTTGACAACTACCCGATCCTGATCCACTCGAACAAAGGTAAGCATCGTGTCGGGGTGGTGGTCGGTATCATCCGCAAGCTACTGCAGGGGTGGTCGGTCACTGGCATATACCAGGAATACGGTATTTTCAGTGGGGGGCAGAAAGATCAAGCCGACCTTGAGTACATCACTATGTTTGGAACGAAACTGATGGTTCCGATGGACAAGGTCCCCGGGTTCGTGCAGTTTATAGGCACAACACCTAGCACCGACTACAGCAGCGACCTCTCTGCGTAA
- the GCD10 gene encoding tRNA 1-methyladenosine methyltransferase subunit GCD10 (Syntenic homolog of Saccharomyces cerevisiae YNL062C (GCD10)) gives MDPLRQLVLNQHILVRLPSDNLKIVELKPNGVISLGKFGACHVNDIIGYPLGTTFEIWYEGDETEVVRGSTVVIGKVRVLENRAEAQVGSEGATPQPAELTQVESSKTNMELLDLGHKVQKLDHKEIERMKQDVTAGDSIISMMIQSHETFHKKTIHSQEKYLKRKKQKFAKFFTAEYLGSSGLLRYLIEKGDMQRIMDLSEESLGMALNLANIRSNGTYLCMDETGGLIVYAMLERMFGGHEAQHGGTIVVVHENEHPNLDLLKFSNYSEEFIGKHVKTVSLLQYFEPPTVEEVEASFTPLDDAQLREMKSNKKGAYYRRLKRYNSDLEVIRLASQITYDALIVASTLQLSTLVPRLAGKVHGSRPIVCYSQFRETLLELSHTLYDSLHFLAPTLLETRCRPYQTVRGKLHPLMTMRGGGGYLLWCHKVIPADNGAGKIDCDNAAAPACPAAQPDEAP, from the coding sequence ATGGATCCCCTGAGACAATTAGTATTAAATCAGCACATATTAGTGCGGCTCCCATCTGATAACCTCAAAATTGTAGAACTGAAACCTAACGGCGTGATCTCACTAGGGAAGTTCGGCGCATGCCATGTAAACGATATCATTGGGTATCCGCTTGGCACGACTTTTGAAATATGGTACGAGGGTGATGAGACAGAGGTGGTGCGAGGCTCCACAGTCGTGATTGGGAAAGTCAGAGTGCTGGAGAATCGCGCGGAAGCACAGGTTGGGTCTGAGGGCGCGACGCCACAGCCTGCAGAGCTTACCCAAGTCGAGAGCAGCAAGACCAACatggagctgctggacctTGGACACAAGGTACAGAAACTCGACCACAAGGAGATTGAACGCATGAAGCAGGACGTCACAGCGGGTGACTCCATCATCTCCATGATGATCCAATCGCATGAGACATTCCACAAGAAGACAATTCACTCACAGGAGAAGTATCTGAAGAGAAAGAAGCAGAAGTTTGCCAAGTTTTTCACAGCCGAATATCTCGGAAGCTCCGGGCTGCTGCGCTACCTGATTGAGAAGGGCGACATGCAGCGCATCATGGACCTGTCCGAGGAGTCGCTCGGAATGGCGCTGAACCTCGCAAATATCCGCTCGAACGGCACCTACCTGTGCATGGATGAGACTGGCGGCCTGATAGTGTATGCCATGCTCGAACGCATGTTCGGCGGCCACGAGGCACAGCACGGAGGCACGATTGTGGTCGTCCATGAGAACGAGCATCCCAACCTGGACCTGCTCAAGTTCTCCAACTACTCAGAGGAATTCATCGGCAAGCACGTCAAGACGGTGTCGCTGCTCCAGTACTTTGAGCCCCCGACCGTAGAAGAGGTGGAGGCGTCGTTCACACCTCTGGACGACGCACAGCTCCGGGAAATGAAGAGCAACAAGAAGGGCGCCTACTACCGCCGTCTGAAACGCTACAATTCGGACCTGGAGGTGATCAGGCTGGCTTCCCAGATTACCTACGATGCGCTCATCGTGGCCTCCACGCTGCAGCTGTCGACGCTGGTGCCCCGGCTCGCGGGCAAGGTCCACGGCTCCCGCCCAATCGTCTGCTATAGCCAGTTCAGAGAgacgctgctggagctctCGCATACCCTCTACGACTCTCTGCACTTTCTCGCCCCCACCCTACTCGAGACACGCTGCCGCCCGTACCAAACCGTCAGGGGCAAACTGCATCCGCTCATGACCatgcgcggcggcggcgggtATCTACTCTGGTGCCACAAGGTAATCCCCGCCGACAATGGCGCCGGCAAAATCGACTGTGATAACGCTGCGGCCCCCGCGTGCCCCGCGGCCCAGCCGGACGAAGCGCCATAA
- the YDJ1 gene encoding type I HSP40 co-chaperone YDJ1 (Syntenic homolog of Saccharomyces cerevisiae YNL064C (YDJ1)) — translation MVKDTKLYDLLGVSPDANDAQIKKAYRKSALKYHPDKNPSEEAADKFKQITGAYEILSDSQKREMYDQFGEEGLNGGGQGGPGGFGGFGGFGEDIFSQFFGGGGASRPRGPQKGRDIRHDISCTLENLYKGRAAKLALNKTVLCKRCEGRGGKAGSVKKCTSCNGQGVKFVTRHMGPMIQRFQTTCEVCNGEGDVIPAADRCKDCDGKKIASERKILEVNIQPGMKHGQKIVFQGEADQQPGQIPGDVVFVVNEQEHPRFVRNGDNLHYEAEIDLLTAIAGGQFALEHVSGDWLKIDIVPGEVIAPGMVKVIEGKGMPIQKYGSYGDLLIKFNVKFPKSHFADEEALKKLEAILPPKTLPRIPPNAEVEECVLADFEPAKHDSRSGNGRGQSYDSDEEEAHTEGVQCASQ, via the coding sequence ATGGTGAAGGACACGAAGTTGTACGATCTTTTGGGCGTGAGCCCCGACGCGAACGATGCTCAGATCAAGAAGGCGTACCGTAAGTCTGCACTAAAATACCACCCGGACAAAAACCCCAGCGAAGAGGCGGCTGACAAGTTCAAGCAGATCACGGGCGCGTACGAGATCTTGTCGGATTCGCAGAAGCGGGAGATGTACGACCAGTTCGGCGAGGAGGGTCTGAACGGTGGCGGCCAGGGCGGCCCAGGCGGGTTCGGCGGGTTCGGCGGGTTCGGCGAGGACATTTTCTCGCAGTTCTTCGGCGGGGGTGGCGCATCGCGGCCCCGCGGGCCTCAGAAGGGCCGCGACATCCGGCACGACATCAGCTGCACGTTGGAGAACCTATACAAGGGCCGCGCGGCCAAGCTAGCTCTGAACAAGACAGTGCTCTGTAAGCGGTGCGAGGGCCGCGGTGGCAAGGCAGGTTCCGTTAAGAAGTGTACGTCGTGTAACGGGCAGGGTGTGAAGTTTGTCACGCGCCACATGGGCCCCATGATCCAGAGGTTCCAGACTACGTGTGAGGTTTGTAACGGTGAGGGGGACGTGATCCCAGCAGCGGACCGCTGTAAGGACTGTGACGGTAAGAAGATTGCCAGCGAGAGAAAGATACTCGAGGTTAACATCCAGCCTGGTATGAAGCATGGCCAGAAGATTGTGTTCCAGGGGGAGGCTGACCAGCAGCCGGGCCAGATTCCTGGCGATGTGGTGTTTGTCGTGAACGAGCAGGAGCATCCAAGATTCGTTAGGAACGGCGACAACTTGCACTACGAGGCGGAGATTGACTTGCTAACTGCTATTGCCGGTGGCCAGTTTGCATTGGAGCACGTTTCCGGCGACTGGCTCAAGATTGACATCGTTCCTGGTGAGGTGATTGCCCCTGGCATGGTTAAGGTTATTGAGGGTAAGGGTATGCCTATCCAGAAGTACGGCTCTTACGGTGACCTATTGATAAAGTTTAACGTTAAGTTCCCTAAGTCGCACTTTGCCGACGAGGAGGCTTTGAAGAAGTTGGAAGCCATCTTGCCTCCAAAGACTCTGCCACGTATTCCACCTAACGCCGAAGTTGAAGAGTGTGTCTTGGCGGACTTCGAGCCTGCCAAGCATGACTCTAGATCTGGAAACGGCCGGGGACAAAGCTATGATTCtgacgaagaagaagcaCACACCGAAGGCGTCCAGTGTGCCTCGCAATAA
- a CDS encoding ADL251Cp (Syntenic homolog of Saccharomyces cerevisiae YNL058C and YIL117C (PRM5)) — MDLAPDAPEFTGQFDVGPSPIEYLVPFVTPPSAANNPNIWKSSQPPGAVFIFVGAVAAGVFLILIIWYLVTEHISRRETRKSQYEGIEELFKDDYTSAKDTFTVGLDMASDPAPPYAEVKPKHVVDSIAAPPSLFGFNALNSPADRYPAQDEERRLEDLRRSMYISPTVEVMNLRRHRKAGYEIPGSSFDAQSMRTFDMFTPALSAAERRRSRKFNRNRYPMNSVAGSILEPIDGV; from the coding sequence ATGGACCTAGCTCCAGACGCGCCAGAGTTCACTGGCCAGTTTGATGTTGGTCCGTCGCCAATCGAATACCTTGTACCGTTCGTGACACCGCCGAGTGCTGCGAACAATCCAAATATTTGGAAATCAAGCCAGCCGCCGGGAGCGGTATTCATCTTCGTGGGCGCAGTGGCCGCCGGGGTATTTCTCATTCTAATCATATGGTATCTTGTCACGGAGCACATATCGCGCAGAGAAACGCGCAAATCACAGTACGAGGGCATTGAAGAGCTTTTCAAAGACGATTATACGAGTGCCAAGGATACTTTTACCGTTGGGCTGGATATGGCCAGTGACCCAGCGCCGCCGTACGCGGAAGTCAAACCCAAGCATGTGGTAGATTCCatagctgcgccgccgtcACTCTTTGGCTTCAATGCTCTCAACTCGCCGGCAGATCGGTATCCGGCCCAGGATGAGGAGCGGCGCTTAGAGGACCTTCGCCGGTCAATGTATATTTCTCCGACGGTTGAAGTAATGAACCTGCGCCGGCACAGAAAGGCAGGCTACGAGATTCCGGGCTCTTCCTTTGACGCCCAGTCTATGCGTACGTTCGACATGTTTACCCCAGCATTATCTGCCGCCGAGCGTCGGCGCAGCAGAAAGTTCAACAGGAACAGGTACCCGATGAACTCGGTCGCGGGGTCGATACTAGAGCCCATCGATGGCGTGTAG
- the NOP2 gene encoding rRNA (cytosine-C5-)-methyltransferase NOP2 (Syntenic homolog of Saccharomyces cerevisiae YNL061W (NOP2)), with translation MGSRRAKNKQPAPPSLEEFQAKKNKKQQKHEKRSRKNAGEEPIEERKRSKKAKVDNKEVDVQDEADLPEVNLEQLAKERKSLFDEEEVVEEEDLQDEFDLEQEYEDDEEVRERPLFSDEEEDAGMEELNAANMEALSMKLDEEEALEAEEAEQELVEAAKLQPRADILPNSEQEELEAQGPPDLTAIRTRMLEIVKVLEDFKHMAAEGRSRSEYIDRLLKDICQYFGYTPFLAEKLFNLFSPAEAMEFFEANEVARPVTIRTNTLKTRRRDLAQNLVNRGVNLQPIGSWTKVGLQIFDSQVPVGATPEYLAGHYILQAASSFLPVIALDPHENERILDMAAAPGGKTTYISAMMKNTGCVFANDANKARTKSLIANIHRLGCTNTIVCNYDAREFPKVIGGFDRILLDAPCSGTGVIGKDQSVKVNRTEKDFMQIPHLQKQLILSAIDSVDSNSKHGGVIVYSTCSVAVEENEAVVDYALRKRPNVKLVETGLAIGKEGFTSYRGKKFHHTINLTRRYYPHTYNVDGFFVAKFQKTGPSKFDDNQHSAKEKEAAARQEAIDEGIIHDDFASFDDKEDKRYIEKSKKVGLLKKGKNPHATKPKQ, from the coding sequence ATGGGTAGCAGACGTGCAAAGAACAAGCAGCCCGCTCCACCATCCCTGGAGGAGTTTCAGGCGAAGAAGAATAAAAAACAACAAAAGCATGAGAAGAGATCTAGAAAGAATGCTGGCGAGGAGCCAATCGAGGAGCGTAAGCGGTCCAAGAAGGCCAAGGTGGACAATAAAGAGGTGGACGTTCAGGACGAGGCTGATCTTCCAGAGGTGAATCTGGAACAGCTGGCCAAAGAGCGGAAGTCGCTGTTTGACGAGGAAGAAGTGGTAGAAGAGGAGGACCTGCAAGACGAGTTTGATCTGGAGCAGGAGTACGAAGACGATGAGGAGGTGCGCGAGCGTCCTCTCTTTTCTgacgaggaagaggatgcTGGCATGGAAGAGTTGAACGCAGCCAATATGGAGGCGCTATCTATGAAGCTAGATGAGGAAGAAGCGTTGGAGGCCGAAGAGGCGGAACAAGAGCTGGTTGAGGCGGCCAAGTTGCAGCCACGCGCTGACATCCTACCAAATTcggagcaggaggagctTGAGGCACAGGGCCCACCAGACTTGACCGCTATACGTACCCGTATGCTTGAGATTGTTAAGGTGCTAGAGGACTTCAAGCATATGGCGGCCGAGGGACGGTCGAGATCGGAATATATCGACAGATTGCTGAAGGATATATGCCAGTATTTCGGCTACACTCCATTTTTGGCGGAGAAGTTGTTTAATCTTTTCTCCCCCGCGGAGGCTATGGAGTTCTTTGAAGCAAACGAGGTGGCTAGACCTGTCACCATTAGAACTAACACTCTAAAGACTCGGAGAAGAGATCTTGCTCAAAACTTGGTCAACCGTGGCGTTAATTTGCAGCCAATTGGTTCGTGGACGAAGGTTGGTTTGCAGATTTTTGACTCGCAAGTTCCAGTTGGTGCTACGCCCGAATACCTGGCTGGTCACTATATTCTCCAGGCAGCCTCGTCCTTCTTGCCTGTTATTGCACTGGATCCCCATGAGAATGAGCGCATCTTGGATATGGCGGCGGCACCCGGTGGTAAAACCACCTATATATCTGCCATGATGAAGAACACTGGTTGTGTCTTTGCAAATGACGCCAACAAGGCAAGAACGAAGTCCTTGATTGCGAATATTCACCGTCTCGGCTGCACGAATACAATTGTCTGCAACTACGACGCCCGCGAATTCCCTAAGGTTATCGGTGGATTTGACAGAATTCTACTTGATGCCCCTTGCTCAGGTACAGGTGTTATCGGCAAAGATCAATCTGTGAAAGTAAATCGTACTGAGAAGGACTTTATGCAAATTCCACACCTGCAAAAGCAACTGATATTATCTGCAATTGACTCTGTTGACAGCAACTCCAAGCACGGCGGTGTCATTGTCTACTCTACTTGTTCCGTTGCGGTTGAGGAAAACGAGGCCGTGGTCGATTACGCCTTACGGAAGAGACCTAATGTCAAGCTTGTTGAAACCGGCTTGGCTATTGGTAAGGAAGGCTTCACTAGCTACAGAGGCAAGAAGTTTCATCACACTATCAACTTAACCAGAAGATACTACCCTCATACGTATAACGTGGATGGATTCTTTGTTGCCAAGTTCCAGAAAACCGGGCCTTCCAAATTTGATGATAATCAGCATAGTGCTAAGGAGAAGGAGGCCGCCGCAAGACAAGAGGCGATAGATGAGGGCATTATCCACGATGACTTCGCATCCTTCGACGACAAGGAGGACAAGAGATACATTGAAAAGTCCAAGAAAGTAGGTCTGTTGAAGAAGGGCAAAAACCCCCATGCAACTAAACCAAAGCAATAA
- the ARP5 gene encoding actin-related protein ARP5 (Syntenic homolog of Saccharomyces cerevisiae YNL059C (ARP5)) translates to MRQQGMSRDSSLAPLPVHVVDEPPLVDEPEGFYSAGAEDGGPIAIDFGSYEVRAGYVANKEPALVFPTRLARYRDRKASRTYTFVGRDTGLDASIRTQSRSPFDGPMVTNWDYVDDMLAYTFHHLGVRGGGGVPNAVVLTERLATLQSQRANWYELLYEAYNLQEVTFGIDSLFSFYGERGPGSTGLVVSSGNEDTCVVPVVDGRGVVSEAKRINWGGQQAVDYLTGLLALKYPYFPTKLSGSQFETIYREHCYVAEDFEREIDEILQLPTLEAKNVVVEAPFTEVVQVQKTEEELRLQAEKRRETGKRLQEQARQRRKEKLVQKEEEYEYYLQIRGQLEGQPKKNILATLQNAGFDDEDDFNKYITSLERSLKRARVLDANENEEEPSSTVPNFDLVNIPDEELNDEQRREKKKQRLMKANYDARMKAKEEKLEQQKREEDARLRNEQWRKDDLKGWIKEKRSQLTGLMKARKEKLKMKEDMKDRKSQAAQKRMKNIASLAEDNTSNNKRSRQQATIDNDPNDTFGANDDDWMIYNDISQNPEALDEALEEEYKVIVEIEKELLEHDPHFTEEDTLDAQYDWRNSTLHLFLRGPRPHDSENIHEQHQMHINVERIRVPEVIFQPSIGGLDQAGVVELCETVLLKKFDSSRRALSATCEKMAKNVFITGGNTKLPGIRERIVREFTGFLPVGTELKVTLAKDPSLSAWKGMAKFASDPTSYKSSILTKREYEEYGPEYIKEHNLGNAKFMD, encoded by the coding sequence ATGAGGCAGCAAGGCATGTCGCGCGACTCGAGTctggcgccgctgccggtACACGTGGTGGACGAGCCACCGCTGGTGGATGAGCCAGAAGGGTTCTACAGCGCGGGAGCGGAGGATGGGGGTCCGATTGCGATAGACTTCGGGTCCTACGAGGTGCGGGCCGGGTACGTGGCGAACAAGGAGCCGGCGCTGGTGTTTCCGAcgcggctggcgcggtACCGCGACCGCAAGGCGAGTCGGACGTACACGTTTGTGGGGCGGGACACGGGCCTGGACGCGTCGATCCGGACGCAGAGCCGGAGCCCGTTTGACGGGCCGATGGTGACGAACTGGGACTACGTGGACGACATGCTGGCGTACACGTTCCACCACCTGGGGGTGCGggggggcggcggcgtgccGAACGCGGTGGTGCTGACCGAGCGGCTGGCGACGCTGCAGTCGCAGCGGGCGAACTGGTACGAGCTGCTGTATGAGGCGTACAACCTGCAGGAGGTGACGTTCGGGATCGACAGCCTGTTTTCGTTCTATGGGGAGCGCGGGCCGGGGAGCACAGGGCTGGTGGTGAGCAGCGGCAACGAGGACACATGTGTGGTCCCGGTCGTGGACGGGCGCGGAGTGGTGTCGGAGGCCAAGCGCATCAACTGGGGCGGGCAGCAAGCGGTGGACTACCTGACGGGCCTGCTGGCGCTGAAGTACCCATACTTCCCGACGAAGCTGTCAGGAAGCCAGTTTGAGACAATTTACCGCGAGCACTGCTACGTGGCGGAGGACTTCGAGCGCGAGATCGACGAGAttctgcagctgccgaCGCTCGAAGCGAAGAACGTGGTGGTGGAGGCGCCGTTCACCGAGGTAGTCCAGGTCCAGAAGACGGAGGAAGAATTGCGTCTTCAAGCCGAGAAGCGCCGCGAGACAGGAAAACGGCTTCAGGAGCAggcgcgccagcggcgcaaagagaagctggtgcagaaggaggaggagtACGAGTACTACCTGCAGATTCGCGGCCAGCTGGAGGGCCAGCCTAAGAAGAATATTTTGGCCACACTGCAGAACGCCGGCTTTGACGACGAAGATGACTTCAACAAATACATTACGAGCTTGGAGCGGTCGCTGAAGCGTGCGCGTGTACTTGACGCAAATGAGAACGAGGAGGAGCCTTCTAGCACCGTTCCGAACTTTGATCTTGTAAATATCCCGGATGAGGAGCTGAACGACGAGCAGCGGCgcgagaagaagaagcagcGGCTCATGAAGGCCAACTACGACGCCAGGATGAAGGCGAAGGAAGAGAAGCTGGAACAGCAGAAGCGGGAGGAAGATGCGCGTCTGCGCAACGAGCAGTGGCGCAAGGATGACCTTAAGGGTTGGATCAAGGAGAAGAGGTCGCAGCTGACAGGTTTGATGAAAGCAAGAAAGGAAAAGCTAAAGATGAAAGAAGACATGAAAGATCGCAAGTCGCAAGCCGCCCAAAAGAGAATGAAGAATATAGCAAGTTTGGCAGAAGACAATACATCGAACAACAAGAGATCAAGGCAGCAGGCAACGATTGATAACGATCCTAACGATACCTTCGGTGCCAACGACGATGACTGGATGATATACAACGATATATCCCAGAACCCGGAGGCATTGGACGAGGCCCTGGAAGAGGAGTATAAGGTGATCGTTGAGATCGAGAAGGAGTTGTTGGAACATGATCCGCATTTCACAGAAGAAGATACCCTTGATGCACAGTATGACTGGAGAAACTCTACCTTGCATTTGTTCTTGCGCGGGCCCCGCCCTCACGACAGTGAAAATATACATGAGCAGCACCAGATGCATATCAACGTGGAACGTATTCGGGTACCCGAAGTGATATTCCAACCGTCCATTGGCGGGCTGGATCAGGCCGGTGTCGTAGAGCTTTGCGAAACAGTCCTGCTCAAGAAGTTCGATTCTAGCAGACGAGCGCTCAGCGCTACCTGCGAGAAGATGGCAAAGAACGTTTTTATTACAGGTGGTAATACAAAACTACCTGGTATTAGAGAGCGTATTGTCCGCGAGTTCACGGGTTTCCTCCCCGTTGGTACGGAACTAAAAGTCACATTGGCTAAAGATCCTTCCCTCTCTGCTTGGAAGGGTATGGCAAAATTTGCCAGCGACCCAACATCATATAAGTCATCTATCCTCACGAAAAGAGAGTATGAAGAATATGGTCCAGAGTACATAAAGGAGCATAACCTTGGTAACGCCAAGTTTATGGACTAA